One genomic segment of Mobula hypostoma chromosome 2, sMobHyp1.1, whole genome shotgun sequence includes these proteins:
- the LOC134360069 gene encoding neurensin-1-like yields the protein MAGCADFCTSHTRAGPADEQRYGVRSYLHLFYEDCTGSVLEGEDPVGAGAERSHSNWRSALWKVGLSAGTILFLVGMATVTTGYLVPPKIEGIGEDDFLVVDKRAVEYNEALEVSKLVGAILFSVGGTAIAACVLVLTISRHVPRDEERQFSPILKEGPQQRQHKAVVKTGSPGSAHIPVGFTRVQSVQPKTGT from the exons ATGGCGGGCTGTGCAGACTTCTGCACATCCCACACACGGGCCGGCCCGGCGGATGAGCAAAGGTACGGGGTCCGTTCCTACCTCCACCTGTTCTACGAGGACTGCACTGGATCGGTTCTGGAGGGCGAAGACCCAGTGGGGGCAGGGGCAGAGCGCTCGCACAGTAACTGGCGCTCTGCCCTGTGGAAG GTAGGCCTGTCAGCAGGGACCATCCTCTTCCTCGTCGGCATGGCAACCGTCACCACTGGATACCTGGTACCCCCGAAGATCGAAGGCATTGGAGAAGATGACTTCCTCGTGGTGGACAAGCGGGCTGTCGAGTACAATGAGGCCCTCGAGGTCAGCAAGCTCGTCGGCGCCATTCTGTTCAGCGTGGGTGGCACGGCGATAGCGGCGTGCGTCCTGGTCCTGACCATCTCCAGGCATGTccccagagatgaggagagacagTTTTCCCCCATCCTGAAGGAAGGACCACAGCAAAGACAACACAAAGCGGTTGTAAAGACTGGGTCGCCAGGGAGCGCCCATATCCCCGTTGGCTTTACTCGGGTACAAAGTGTGCAGCCCAAGAcgggaacatga